GCAAACGTAAGCTATTTCGCATCCTTTTTCCCGTGCAAAACCTCCCGACAAGGCGTTACCACGTGAGTTTACACCAATAGCGCCCATTTTTATTTTCTCGTTGGCCCCGACTATGTTTTTGTAGCTTCTGGCGCTAAATCCAGGTAAAACACCCCCTATAGAAACCAGTGTTGTGCCAATGGCTGCTTTTTTGATAAATTCTCTTCTTGTAGTCATGATGATATTTTTAGAAAAACACGTTTGAATTTGACAAAAATACAAAATTAATTGGCAACGGTTTTTCTATTTACGTTTGATTATCATCAAAAAACGCAGATTACTTCATTTTCACGAAGGTTCTTACAACGCCTTCATCAGGCGCAAGCATCGTGACGCTGTAGCCTTTCTTTTGTAGCAAATCGATCAGTGGGGTGGGAGGAAACGAAGAGATAAATTCCAGACAATCTCCTTGATTCAACTTATTGGCGAGATCAAGTATTTGATCCTTAGGGTGATTTCCGGATTCGATGATGGGGCGGACATCCAATGTGTGCGTAATGGTTGCCGGGAGCATTTTTTCTGAGAAAGGGATATGAATATCTTCACTGTTTGGACAGAAACTGTTCTCAAGCGGCAATAGTCCTGCTTCCTTTCTGAGCGTATTAACCATCTCCACTATACTCACACCTCCCACTTTTGCCGCTTGCTGCAACGAGGTTACTTTTGCTACCGTTTTTCGCAATACCGGATTTTTTAATGCGGCAAAAGCAGGAGAGAAATGCTTCAAAAGCTCTTCCAGTTGCGGAAATTCTTTTAATAAATCGGCAACTTTGGTGTCGGGAGTGATGTCGGGATTATTTGTGTTCATACGAAAGCAGTCGCTGGTCGCCTTCCAGTTTTCTCATTTGTGTGATATCTTGCGTTACTTCCACAACACCCAGATACTCCCCTTCTTTTCCGCGTACAGCCGAGTATTCGATATAGATGAACCGCCCCATGAAGTTCGACATCCAAAAAACGGCTTTGTTTTCTTTCCCGCTTTTGAAATCGGAAAGTATTTGCTCTACCACGTGCACACTTCCCGGCGGATGGCACATCCGTACATCACGTCCGATAATAGAACGGTTTCGCTCGAAAACCCTGTTGGGACTGTGTGAAAAGAAACGTACCTTATCGATTTTGTCCACAAATGTAATGTCGATGGGAAGATGTAAGAAAAGGGCTTCTAGCTCAGCGAGATTAAATGCTCCGGAGGAAAGGCGTATAGCATCGGCGGTCACGTATTCCTGTTTTTCAACCTTTGTGCCGGACGGTTGCCATTCGTCTTCCGGGTCAAAAAGGCAGTAACCGAAATTAGGCGTTTCCTGATAGACCTTGTACCATTCTTCTTCGGTTAATGTGTCCATTGCCATTGGGAACAAAATTTCCTCTTCTTTCATAATCATTCCGTCCAACATCTCAACGGCCGGAACAAGTACGAGCTGAACAAGGGATTTCATTTCTTCCACCGTTGAAACGGGTGATTCCAGCGCTTCAAAAGAACTTTTCAACAAATCCCTGATTTCGTCGTGTTTACCCCACATCACCTTTGGAGGGCCTGTGATAAGGTGTTTCTCCAAAAAGGGGAAAAGCAGATATTCCTTCCGTTTGTAGTGTTTATCCACATCGGATAAGTTATTGAATATTGTACGAAGCTGCAGTATAAATCCCGGCAGTTGTTTTTCGCTAAGGTCAGTTACGTTATCAAACAGGCCGGCGATTTTAATTACTTCTCTTTTTAATGACTGATTTTCTTTTTTGAATGTGTCCACCGGATGCCCTGCGGGAACGGGTTTGGCACCACCCAAATCGATGCTACCGTCGAGTACAGCCGTATGCAAATCGCAGAAATCGAGAATTTCTTCCTCGGTAAGTGCGTTGCTATTGATGAGTTCCTGTTCAACTTCCACCACTTCGTTGTATGGGATGTTGCGGAGCACTTCGATAAGTCTTTGTCGCAGCACTTCGGGGTTTTCTCCTTCGTGTAAACGGAGGAGAAGGTGTCGCAACAGTTCTTTGCGCTGCGACGAGTTGTTGATTACTTCACTCATAAATTTATTGCTTAATCATTGTCAACACCATTTTAAACGGCTCAATAGCATAGAGTGCATGAGAGAACCCGGCAGGCATAATGATGCACTCACCTTTTTTCAAATGGTGAGGATTGCCGTCTATGCGGATTTCTGCCTCACCGTCCAGCAGGTATACCATCGCATCATAGGGCGAGGTGTGTTCCGTCAGTCCCTGGTCTTTATCGAAAGAAAACAATGTGACGTTTCCCGATTGCTTTTTTATAACTTGTTTGCTGATAACGCCTCCGGAGGAATATTCAATTGAATCTTCCATCGTAAAAATTTTTGCAGGTTCAAAAGTTGCCATAATTGGTTTTAATTGATGATTGATGCGGTAAAGATATTATTTAGATTGAAACTAAACTGTAACTCAGGTTACAGTTTAGAATTTTTTCGATATCTTTCACTTTTTGAGTAAATCGGATCATTTGCTCTCCACCGTTTCGAGGAGAAGTTTCATGTCTTCGTCCACGCTTGTAATTCCCGTAATTCCAAAGTTGTTTACCAGTACATTCACCACGTTGGGTGAAAGGAATGCAGGGAGGGTCGGTCCAAGGTGGATGTTCTTTACTCCCAAATAGAGCAGGGCCAGCAAAACAATTACCGCCTTTTGTTCATACCAGGCAATGTTATAAGCGATGGGCAAATCGTTCAAGTCGTTTAAACCTAGGGCTTCTTTTAATGCGAGAGCGATTTTTACGAGTGAGTAGCTGTCGTTGCACTGTCCGGCGTCAAGTACACGGGGAATGCCATTGATATCACCCAACGGTAACTTGTTGTACCGGTATTTGGCACAACCGGCGGTTAAGATGACTGTATCCCCGGGCAGTTTTTGAGCGAACTCGGTATAATAGTTTCTTCCGTTCATTCTCCCGTCGCATCCTCCCATCACAAAGAATTTGCGAATGGCGCCGGACTCGACTGCTTCAACCACTTTATCAGCAAGAGCAATGACCTGATTGTGTGCGAATCCGCCTACAATCTCACCCGTTTCGATTTCTTTGGGAGCAGCACATTTTTTGGCATGTTCGATTATTGCAGAAAAGTCTTTTGGTTGTCCCTCCTTTCGGTCCCCGATATGCTTGAATCCTTCGAATCCCGATGCCCCTGTTGTATAGACCCTGTCGATGTAAGTGGATGATTTTCGGGGAGGGACAATGCAGTTGGTCGTAAACAGGATAATTCCGTTAAAATTCTCAAAATCTTCGGTTTGATGCCACCATGAACTCCCGTAATTGCCCACGAAGTGGCTGTATTTCTTAAATGCCGGATAGTAGTTTGCCGGAAGCATTTCACTGTGCGTGTAAACATCTACCCCTGTCCCTTCGGTTTGTTTCAGCAGATCTTCCATATCCTTTAAGTCGTGTCCGCTGATGAGAATTCCCGGATTGTTACGTACGCCAAGGTTTACTTTTGTGATTTCCGGATTTCCGTAACTCGATGTGTTTGCTCTATCCAGCAATGCCATTACCTGTACACCGTATTTCCCGGTTTCGAGAACCAGTGCGGTCAACTCGTCAACCGAAAGGGTGTCGTCCGTTGTTGCTACCAGCGCACGCTGCATAAAAGCGAAAATTTCGTTTTCTGTGTAACCTAAGTTGAAAGCGTGTTCGGCATATGCAGCCATTCCTTTTAATCCGTAAATGGTGAGTTCACGAAGAGAGCGGACATCTTCATTTTTTGTGGTAAGCACACCCACTTCGAACGCTTTTTTTGATATTTCGGCTTCGGTTTCTCCCACCCAGAGAGCACCGTCAAAAGTGATCCCATCAATATTTCCCCCTGTGTTAGTCAGGCGTTCCCTTGCGGCATTCCGCATTTCGAAAGCCATTAACAGGCGTGTGGTAAACCGGTTTTTGTCGAAATTGGCATTTGTGATGGTCATAAACAAGCTATCAGTAATAAATTTGTTGATCTGCGGAATTTCAATCCCATATTTTCTCAACGGAACGGTATAATGTGAAATTCCTTTGCACAAGAACAACAGCAAATCCTGAAGGTTGGCCACATCTGCGGTTTTTCCACATACTCCCTTTACGGTGCAGCCTTCGTTCTTTGCTGCTTCCTGACACTGAAAACAAAACATTTTATCCATAATACTTTTAATTTTTATTGTTATTGTTTAGTGAGACAAAGGTAGTCCGGAGAATCATGAACTTTTGTAACCCAGGTTACACGAGATTTTTTTAGGTAATTTTAAATAGTTTGTTGGATTTTCAGGGTGCATATGCAACCATTTGGAAGAATAACCTGCGGAACTTAACTGCTTGAGTAAATAAACGTGTTTTTTTGATTGTTTGTATGGATTTAATTATTTTTGTTTTTAAAAAAATACATGTACAACCCAATTCTTGCTGATTGTCCACTGTTTTCCGGAATCGACGATAAAACTCTTGAGGATTTTATATCCGATACAGTATGTGAAATCCGGACTTTTCAGAAAGGAGAATACGTGGTTAGACAGGGAGACACTATCACTTTTCTGTACTTATTGACGGAAGGGATTGTGCGCACTGAAATGATTACAGCTGAGGGTAATTTGGTTGAAATTGAATTTATTGAGGCCGTTCGTCCATTAGCACCTGCATTTATTTTTTCCGACCAGCACAGGTTTCCTGTCGATGCCATTACCATGGAGAAGGCAGTTGTTTATATGATTCCAAAATCTGTTTTTCTCAAAAAAATGATGTTGAATGAAACGTTGCTGAGAAACTTTTTGAGGCTGAATTCCAATATGACGGTCTTTTTATCAGGGAAGGTCAAAATGCTTTCTATCAAGAGTCTGCGTGCGAAGTTGTCCTTATATATCCTCGAGAACACCTCTCCCGATCAGGACAGTTTTATTTTAAAAAGAACTCAGACGCAATTAGCCGAATATTTTGGTGTTCAGCGTCCGTCCCTTGCACGCACCATTGGCGAGATGATCAATGATGGTGTTATTTCTTTATACAAAAAGGAATTAAAGGTGTTAAACCGGAAAAAGCTGGAGCATTATTAAAGCATTTTTTCCACAATAAATGGACTTATATTTGAATTTATCCGTTATATTTGTAAAGTTTAAAGAAAAAAGTTATACTTAAAAAAATTATACTTAAAAATTTATCTAAAAGTCATGAGTAATCAATTAACAAGAAGAAAATTTTTGAAAACGGCGGCTATCGGTGCTGTTGGTGTAGCCGTATTCCCACAGTTCGTAACGTCTTGTCAGAACAAGAAAGCCGGTGAAGTTGCCGATGGAATTATCCGTCTGGGATTTATTGGTTTAGGGCAGCAAGCCATGTATTTGCTGAACGGATTTATGGGGATGCCGGAAGTAGAAGTTGTGGCCGGATGCGACGTGTACGGTATCAAGCGGGAACGATTTCTGAAGCGCATAAACGATCACAATGTCACACAGCAGAAATCTGTAGCAGTAGAGGTGTATGAGAACTATAAGGACTTGATCGCACGAGAGGATATCGATGCGGTTGTGATTGCTACGCCCGATCACTGGCACGCGTTTATTGCCATAGCAGCATGTAATGCCAAGAAAAACGTCTATCTCGAAAAACCGTTAACATTTACTATAAAGGAAGGCCAGGAATTGGTAAAAGCAGTAAGAAACAACGGAGTAATTCTTGCTGTTGGCAGCCAACAGCGTTCAGATCCTAATTTCCAGCACGCTGTAAAAATGGTACAAGAAGGAAAAATTGGAAAAATAGAAAAAGTAAATGCTTACGTAGGCGCTCCCCCAACACCGTATGATCTTCCCGAAGAGTCCGTTCCGGCCGACTTGAACTGGCCACTGTGGTTGGGCCCCTCTGAATTTATACATTATAACTCGCAATTAAACCCGCCCATTTCACTTGATCCCGAGCAAAAAGAACAGTTCTGGGGAGCATGGCGCTGGTACAAAGAGCTAGGGGGTGGATTCACTACCGACTGGGGTGCCCATATGTTTGATATTGCACAATGGGGATTAGGCATGGACAATAGTGGTCCGGTGGAAATTATTCCCGCAGGATATCAAGATACAAAATTTCTCACGTACAAATATGCTGATGGCGCTGTAATGACTGAAGAACCTTTCGACGAAAAACAAACAAAAGGTGTGAAGTTTTGGGGGTGATAAAGGTTGGATTGAAGTATCGAGGGGGCACTACTTAGCTTCGGATGACAGTTTGTTACCTCCTAAAGTTGAAGAAACAGAAGGTGCATATGAAACGAAAGTCCCGCATTTGGAAAACTTCATCAATGCTGTAAAAACGAAAACCGATCCGGTTGTGCCGGTTGAAATCGGACATCGCAGTTGTACAGTATGTACGCTCGGAAACATCGCTTACGACATGAAGCGCCCGATAAAATGGGATCCTGCCACAGAAAAAATTTGTAGATGATCCGGAAGCGGATAAAAACAGGTTGTTTAATAAAACCTATACTGAAGGTTATATCCTTTAAAAGAAGCAATTTATGGCGTGAGGGTGTTCTTTAAGGAATACCCTCATCATTTTTCCTGCTGATCCATGTTTACATACCATTTTGAATAAAATCCAGACAAGTCGAAAGACTGGTGTCGGGTGTTAAATTAACTTATATTTATTTATCTAAAGTCATGAGTAATCAATTAACAAGGAGAAAATTTATTAAATCAGCAGCCGTTGGAGTGGTTGGTGTAACGGTGCTTCCCCAGTTTTTGGCTTCCTGCAACTCAAACAAAAAATCGGGAAATGAGAAGATTGACGATGGTATCACTCGTTTAGGGTTCATCGGTTTAGGTCAGCAGGGTATAGGCCTGTTGGGTGCATTTCTGACTATTTCAGGAGTGGAGGTTGTAGCAGGAAGTGATGTATACGGGATTAAGCGGGAACGTTTTCTAAAACGGTTGAACGATCATTATGGATCGCAGCAAAAAAACTGTTTCAGTGGATGTTTATGAAAATTACAAAGATCTTCTGGCTCGCGATGATATTGATGCCGTTGTGATTGCCACACCCGATCATTGGCACGCTTTTATTGCCATTGATGCTTGTAAAGCAAAGAAACACATTTATCTGGAAAAACCGTTAACATTTACGATAAAAGAGGGTCAGGAACTGGTCAAGGCCGTACGCGAAAATAATGTAATTCTTGGTGTAGGCAGCCAGCAACGTTCGGATCCGAATTTTCAACATGCTGTGAAAATGGTTCAGGAAGGGAAGATCGGGAAAGTTGAGAAAGTGAATGCTTATGTAGGCCCTGGACCACATCCGTATGATCTGCCGGAAGAACCTGTACCTGCCGATTTGAATTGGAAAATGTGGCTAGGCCCGTTGGAGTATTTTCATTACAATTCCCGGTTGAATCCACCCATCTCGCTTGATCCGGAGCAGAATGAAAGTTATTGGGCTGAATGGCGTTACAACAAGGGATTAGGCGGAGGATACACTACCGACTGGGGAGCGCACAACTTCGATATCGCTCAATGGGGTATCGGGATGGATAAGAGCGGTCCAGTTGAAATTATTCCCGCCGGCTACGCGGGCACGGAATTTCTTACGTTCAAATACGATAATGGAGTAGTTGTGACCAACGAGCCGTTTGACGAGGGAAAAAACATTGGGAATTAAGTTCTGGGGAGATAAAGGCTGGATTGAAGTTTCGAGACAATTCTATCATGCTTCCGATGAAAGTCTGATGCCTCCTAAGGCAGAAACTCAGGGAGGAAGATATGAAACGAGAGTTCCACATAATCAGAACTTTATCGATGCCGTAAAGTCAAATATTGATCCCATTGTCCCGGTAGAGATTGGGCACAGCACGTGTACTACGTGCAATCTAGGCAATATTGCCATTGAACTGAAACGTCCGGTTAAATGGGATCCGCAAACTCAAACATTTGTAGATGACCCCGAAGCGACAAAATACCTCACGAAAACATACAGTGAAGGGTTTTCGATCTGATATTAAAAAAGCTGCCAAAATTTTTTTGGCAGCTTTTTTAATATTATTGTTCGCCAAAACTTATTTTTCTTTTTCTACGATAATCAAGCCCAGTTCATCCAGCTGCTCTTGTTCAATGCGCGAAGGAGCATCAATCATGACGTCGCGTCCGGAATTGTTTTTCGGGAAAGCGATGCAGTCGCGAATACTATCGAGCCCGGCAAAGAGTGAAACCAGCCTGTCCAAGCCGAAGGCTATCCCTCCGTGCGGAGGTGCCCCGTACTTGAAAGCGTTCATCAGAAATCCAAATTGTTCCTGGGCGCGTTCTTCGGTAAAACCAAGAACCGAAAACATTTTCTTTTGCAGCGCGCTGTCATGGATACGGATAGATCCGCCACCAACTTCCACGCCATTGATTACTAAATCGTAAGCGTTGGCGCGAACAGCTCCCGGATCTGAATCAAGCAGTGCGATATCTTCCGGTTTGGGGGAGGTAAAGGGATGATGCTTGGCGAAAAACCGGTTCAACTCTTCGTCTTTTTCCAGCAAAGGAAAATCTACTACCCAAAGGCATTTGTAATTGTTTTTGTCTCGTAATCCTAGGCGCGCACCCATTTCGAGACGAAGTTCAGAGAGTTGTTTTTGTGTTTTCTCGGTTTCTCCACTTAACACAAGAAGCAGGTCTCCGGGTTTGGCGTTGCAACGTTCCGCCCACAATTTCAAATCGCTTTCGGAGAAGAATTTATCTACCGATGATTTTAAGGTTGCATCTTCGTTGTAACGAACATAGATTAACCCTTTGGCTCCGATCTGCGGTCGCTTCACAAAATCCGTCAACTCGTCGAGTTGTTTGCGGGTGTATGCAGCGCATCCCTGAGCACAAATGGCACCGACGTATTCCGATGAGTCGAAGACACCAAAACCCCGGCCGGTTGTCAAATCCTTTATTTCCACAAACTTCATGTCGAAACGGATATCGGGCTTGTCCGATCCGTATTGCCGCATGGCATCGGCGTAGCTCATCCGCGGAAAATCGGGAAGCTCAATTCCTTTCTGCGTTTTAAAAAGATGTTTCGTCAGTCCCTCAAACATATTCAGCACGTCTTCCTGCTCAACGAACGACATTTCACAATCGATTTGTGTAAATTCCGGTTGGCGGTCGGCGCGCAGGTCCTCATCCCGAAAGCATTTCACGATCTGGAAATAACGATCGAATCCCGAAACCATCAGTAGCTGCTTAAAGAGCTGCGGCGATTGTGGCAGCGCGTAAAACTCTCCCTGGTTCATACGCGATGGTACAATGAAATCGCGTGCACCTTCCGGAGTAGAACCGATAAGCACGGGAGTTTCTACTTCCAGAAAGTCTCTTTTATCGAGATACTTCCGTGCCTCGAACGCCATTTTGTGACGGAGTTCAAGGTTTTTTCTAACTATGCTGCGTCGTAAATCGAGGTAGCGGTATTTCATGCGTAAATCATCACCCCCATCAGTTTCTGTTTCGATGGTGAAAGGAGGCGTTTGTGCTGCGTTTAAAACAGTCACAGCCGTTGCTACTATTTCAATATCTCCGGTAGGTATGTTTTGATTCTTGCTTGATCTTTCTGCTACTTTTCCCGTCACCTGAATTACATATTCACGTGCCAGTTTATTTGCCTGTTCGCAAAGTTCGCGGTCTATCTCCTGGTTAAACGATAATTGAGTGACTCCGTATCGGTCGCGTAAGTCAATAAAAGTCATACCTCCCATTTTACGAATTTTGTGCACCCAGCCCGAAAGGGTGACCTCCTTATTTATGTCGGCGATTCGTAATTCGCCACAAGTCCTGTTTCTATACATATATTTTGCTCGTTTGCCATGTTTGAATTGCAAATTTACACATTTCTAACGTTGAAACCGCTTATCGATTAAAAAAAGCTGAAAAGTTTTGATATTATCGGGATAAAATCGTACTTTTGCACCCACGTTTTGAAAAGAACGACTCGGGGTGTAGCACAGTCCGGTTAGTGTACCTGCTTTGGGAGCAGGGGGTCGCGAGTTCGAATCCCGCCACCCCGACTTAAAAATGAGGGAGTTACAGTTAATATTGTAACTCCCTTAATTTTTGATTGAAATACAGTTGAAACATTTAGTTTCCAGTTTTCGCTATATTAACTACTATGAAATACATACTTTAATCTTTACTGATTTTTTTAATGGAGGTGTGATGAAGTGCTATACTTCACATTAGCTGCAAAACTATTCTACTTTCTGTTATTTATTATTAAATGGGTTAGTGAATTAATATCCATAAGTTTACATGCATCACTGATTTTTTGGTTATGTTCAAATCTGCACTAGTTGGAGTTAAGTTACCAGAAGGATAATTATGTATCAAAACTATCGATGACGATGCTTATTCAATGAGACTGGCATAAGAAAAAATAAATCTCTGCTAGCATAAAACCGTAGTGGTATGACAAAAGTAAAAAGTTTTTTTTGAATTTCTTTATTTTAGCTTACTCCTTTTTGAAACTTAAAGCCTTGTAGCTTCAACGAATTTACGTACTTTTGTATACGTTACTTTATCTTAAATAATATTCAGCTATGAGAAAAATGGCATGCTTATTAACTTTGTTTATTAGTATAAGTTTATTTGCTAGTGAAAGAGTTCCTATTTGGCCAAAGGATAAAATGCCACATAGGCAAGATCATCAGATTGCAGCCATGGTAGACGAGGCTGGGAAAAAAGATTTTAATGCAGACAAGAATCGGGTAGCTTACCTGGAATGGTTTGATGCCCCCCCTAAGGAAGTACGTAATGGAGGATGTATGATTCTTATTTCGGGCGGTTCTTACGAGTCCTGTTGTGATGTAGAACTCATTAAACTATGGAATAAAACATTTACTCAATTAGGGTTTCAATGTATAAACTTTGTGTATAGGACGCCTAGGCCTGTGGGGCTTCCTATTTATCAAACTGCATGGGAAGATGGACAACGTGCTGTACGTAAAGTACGGAGTGAAGCTAAAAAACGTGGATTTGATCCAGAAAAAATAGGAGTTATATCCATGTCAGCAGGTTCACATTTAGCTTTATTGCTAGCGACTAGTTCACAAACATCGGCTTATGAAAAAGTGGACCCAATTGACGAACTACCTTGCAACATTAATTGGGCGATTATTAATGCTCCAGCCTATGGTACTAACGATGCAGAAACAGGTATACCTGCTAGCCGACAAGGATATGGAACGGATGTGAATTTGAGTAATGTTTTTAAATTTGATGAACGTACCTGTCCGATGAGTCTTCATCACGGAGGAACTGATATTTATGCTTCACAGACCTCGACATTGGTTTACCGCCAACTCAGACGAATGAATATTCCTGCCGAATTACATCTATATGCGGATAAGGGACATGGCGCTTTTGGACTAGAAAGAGGAGTTGAATTTATGCGCCAAATGGGATATATGGGTAAGCTAGCTGGGGAAGAAGAATTGATGAAGCGATATGCTTCCGATGATAGTCGTACCGATTATTTTAAGATGAATATTTGGCCAGAGGGAAAAACACCAGATATTCAACCGAATCAATGCACACCTTATTTAGAATGGCATACACCAAAAAACCTAAAGATAAAAGCGATACAAATTATCTACTCGGGCGGAAGTTATGAAGGCAACGACCCAGATGGTTTTGAAGTGGCTCCTGCCCGTCGCTATCTAAATGAAATGGGAATGACAGTAGTAACCTTAAAGTATCGTACACCTAGACCTACTACAGGGTTATCTAAACATACCACAGCTTGGCAAGACTTGCAGCGTGCCATCAAAATCGTACGAAGCGAAGCGTCTAAACGCGGGCTTGATCCAGAACGAATAGGTATTATGGGTAGTTCTGCAGGTGGGCATTTAACTTTGATGGGGGTTACTTCGTCTTTGCATCAGTCTTATTTGCCTATTGACGAAATTGATAAACTTCGTTGTAATGTACAATGGGGAATTGGTATTTATCCTGCATATGCGCTAACCGATGGCTCGGAGCAACCCAATATAGATAAAGGCAATGAAGATAGTGCCGTTCTCGTTCCAGAACTCTCTTTCGATTTAAAAACGGCTCCTATGCTATTTGTACACGGAGATGCTGACGGATGGGCTGCTATGAACTCAGTAAAGACTTGGGAAAAGATGCAACAGATGGGAATTCAAAGCGAACTTCATACCTTAGCTACTCGTGACCACTGTTTCCAGCTTAAAGCATCTCCAGGAACAGGGAGCTATACATACCTGGAACGTATTTGGGAATTTCTTTCCTCAAAAGGTTTTAATAAATAGTCGATCCTTAAAATAGGCATAATTATCTGATGAGCAGCAAAATAACGTTAGTATTTCTTGTGTGTTTTTGCCGTTTTTTGTATCTTTACGGTATGAAACCCTGCAAATTATGATAGGAAAATTACCGGAAAAAGGACAGCGCGATTTATTCCGTCCTATGCTGAAAGACTTTATCGACAGCAAGCACGAACTTGTTTTGCTTGCAGACAAAATAGATTGGGAATACTTCGAAAACGAGTTTTCCCCGCTGTATTCAGAAAAAGGGGCTCCAAGCGTTCCCATTCGTCTGATGGTGGGTTGTTTGATGCTGAAGCATCTGTACAATCTCGGCGATGAACGTATACCCGAGTTTTGGGTTCGAGACGTTTACTTCCAGTATTTTTTGTGGCGGAGAATTTTTTCGAACACAAGTTTCCTTTCGATCCGAGTGATTTTGTTCACTTCCGTAATCGTGTGGGAAAAAGAAGGCACAGGCAAAATATTCGCCTACAGCGTGCATCTTCACGGAAAAGAAGTACCCAGGCAATCCAAGTTTGTTCTTTCGGACACCACAGTCCAGGAAAACAACACCACTTTTCCCACCGATGCCAAATTGTGTAAAAAGGTTATCGACAAATGCAATAAAATAGCCGAAGAATCGGGTATTAAGCAGCGTCAGCGTTATACACGGGAGAGCAAGCAGTTGGTTCGCGACACTTACAACGGCAAGCATCCCAAGCGGGCAAAAAAAGCCGGAAAAGCAAAGCGACGGTTGAAAACCATAGCAGGGGCCCTGTTGCGAGAACTTGAACGCAAAATGAGCGATGAGCAAAAAGCGCTTTACCGGAAAGAGCTGTCGCTTTACAAGCGTGTTATCAATCAACAGAAAGATGACAAAGACAAGATTTACAGCCTTCACAAGCCTTTTACACGCTGTATCTCCAAGGGCAAAACGCACAAACAATATGAGTTCGGCAATAAGGTCGGAC
This portion of the Petrimonas sulfuriphila genome encodes:
- a CDS encoding alpha/beta hydrolase, translating into MRKMACLLTLFISISLFASERVPIWPKDKMPHRQDHQIAAMVDEAGKKDFNADKNRVAYLEWFDAPPKEVRNGGCMILISGGSYESCCDVELIKLWNKTFTQLGFQCINFVYRTPRPVGLPIYQTAWEDGQRAVRKVRSEAKKRGFDPEKIGVISMSAGSHLALLLATSSQTSAYEKVDPIDELPCNINWAIINAPAYGTNDAETGIPASRQGYGTDVNLSNVFKFDERTCPMSLHHGGTDIYASQTSTLVYRQLRRMNIPAELHLYADKGHGAFGLERGVEFMRQMGYMGKLAGEEELMKRYASDDSRTDYFKMNIWPEGKTPDIQPNQCTPYLEWHTPKNLKIKAIQIIYSGGSYEGNDPDGFEVAPARRYLNEMGMTVVTLKYRTPRPTTGLSKHTTAWQDLQRAIKIVRSEASKRGLDPERIGIMGSSAGGHLTLMGVTSSLHQSYLPIDEIDKLRCNVQWGIGIYPAYALTDGSEQPNIDKGNEDSAVLVPELSFDLKTAPMLFVHGDADGWAAMNSVKTWEKMQQMGIQSELHTLATRDHCFQLKASPGTGSYTYLERIWEFLSSKGFNK